The Anolis sagrei isolate rAnoSag1 chromosome 10, rAnoSag1.mat, whole genome shotgun sequence genome has a window encoding:
- the FAM199X gene encoding protein FAM199X, producing MSAVGEEAQKWSLAGEEPRFSTPTPPSRLGLGLGLGCSAEEGPAGLDFVSDFGCHLSSSSSCHRTDPLRRLHGHRWNLTSCGTSVASSECSEELFSSVSVGDQDDCFSLLDDQELTSFDLFPEGSVCSDVSSSISTYWDWSDSEFEWQLPGSDIASGSDVLSDIIPSIPSSPCLLPKKKNKHRNLDELPWSAMTNDEQVEYIEYLSRKVSTEMGLREQLDIIKIIDPTAQISPTDNEFIIELNCLTDEKLKQVRNYIKEHGPRQRSARENWKRSGYSCGSASGVSGASASSSSASMVSSASSSGGSSAGHSGSNSSANMSRAHSDSNLSASAAERIRDSKKRSKQRKLQQKALRKRQLKEQRQARKEQLSGLFLNEEVLSLKVTEEDHQGDVDVLM from the exons ATGTCGGCAGTGGGCGAGGAGGCGCAGAAGTGGTCCTTGGCGGGCGAGGAGCCGCGCTTCTCCACGCCCACGCCGCCCTCGCGCCTCGGGCTGGGCCTGGGCCTGGGCTGCAGCGCCGAGGAAGGCCCCGCCGGGCTGGACTTCGTCAGCGACTTCGGCTgccacctctcctcctcctcctcctgccaccGCACCGACCCGCTCCGGCGCCTCCACGGGCACCG GTGGAACTTGACCTCGTGCGGCACAAGTGTAGCAAGTTCCGAATGCAGCGAAGAACTTTTTTCTTCCGTTTCGGTTGGCGACCAGGACGATTGTTTCTCCCTGTTGGATGACCAGGAGTTGACGTCTTTTGACTTGTTCCCAGAGGGGAGTGTCTGCAGCGATGTCTCTTCCTCTATCAGCACGTATTGGGACTGGTCAGACAGCGAGTTTGAATGGCAG TTGCCTGGCAGTGATATTGCAAGTGGAAGTGACGTGCTTTCGGACATCATACCCAGCATCCCAAGCTCTCCTTGCCtgcttccaaaaaagaaaaacaaacacaggAATCTTGATGAGCTCCCATGGAGTGCAATGACTAACGATGAACAG GTTGAATATATTGAATATCTGAGTCGTAAAGTCAGCACAGAGATGGGGCTTCGAGAGCAGCTGGATATTATTAAAATCATTGACCCCACTGCTCAGATTTCTCCTACGGACAACGAGTTTATTATCGAACTCAATTGCCTGACTGATGAAAAACTGAAACAG GTCCGGAATTACATCAAGGAGCATGGCCCTCGGCAGCGGTCAGCGCGGGAGAACTGGAAGCGGAGCGGCTACAGTTGCGGGAGTGCCAGCGGGGTCAGCGGGGCCAGCGCCAGCAGCAGCAGCGCCAGCATGGTCAGCTCCGCCAGCAGCAGCGGTGGCTCCAGCGCAGGCCACTCGGGCTCCAACTCCAGCGCCAACATGAGCCGGGCCCACAGCGACAGCAACCTCTCCGCCAGCGCTGCCGAACGCATCCGGGATTCAAAA AAACGTTCTAAGCAGCGCAAGCTCCAGCAAAAGGCTTTGCGGAAGAGGCAGCTGAAGGAGCAGCGGCAGGCCCGGAAGGAGCAGCTGAGCGGCTTGTTCCTCAACGAGGAAGTCCTCTCTCTCAAAGTGACTGAGGAGGACCACCAAGGAGAcgtggatgttttgatgtga